The genomic DNA ATTGCCAAATATTTGAGCTGAATTTCACTGCCGCGATCGAGGGCTGAAACCGCTCCAATGTCCCGATCGCCATTGCAGATAATCTGAAACGGAAAATCCTCGAAGTCCTCCCGCATGCCGCGCCGCTGCTGGTCTTCCTGCCATCCCCAGGTCTGATCAACATAAGAGAAGAAGACCTGACAATGCAGACGATAGACAAAGCCGAAGTCGGAGGGGGATGCTTTGCGCGTTCTAAGGCATTTCATTCTTGCAGCCAGTAGGATAGGAAAAGGCTTTCTGCGCTGTCCCGTTTTAGTTCGATCGCTTCATCGTTAGATACATCCTTGTTAGATACATCCTTTCCGCAGCGACCTCCCCCCTAAGATAGGTTACATCGATCGCCTGCAAGCGTAGTTTTTAGTTTGGGAGACTTTCTCTGCCAGGGATATTCTAACGCTCGTCAGAAAAACCTTTTCCAGAGAACCTTCCTGATGCAAGGAATGGTGAGCAGATCATTTGCTGATTAATCTCGATTTAATTCTATTTTTAATTCTCCACAGCATTTTTGCGAACGCTTATTCTCTAACTTGCCCTCTGCAATCTTCTAATTCATCTTCTAACGATTTAATCGAGTGCCCCGGAGTCGTCGAATGGTCAGAGCAACCGAAAAACTTGCATCGCTGCTTTCCCGTCCTCTTCGCCAGCGATCGGTTTTGTTGCTTTTGGGTTTCCTGAGCCTGCTACTGGCACATCAAACTGCGCTGCTATTTCGGATTCAGCCTGCGGTTTCTCCCTGGTTTCCGCCGTCCGGTGTGGCGATCGTGCTGACCCTCTGGCTCGGTCCGATTGGCGCGGTTCTCACCTGGATTGCGTCCTTTATTGTTGCGCCAGCCTGGGGAAATACCGA from Leptolyngbya ohadii IS1 includes the following:
- a CDS encoding GNAT family N-acetyltransferase, with the translated sequence MKCLRTRKASPSDFGFVYRLHCQVFFSYVDQTWGWQEDQQRRGMREDFEDFPFQIICNGDRDIGAVSALDRGSEIQLKYLAILPEYQRCGFGTQLLTEVLAQASDRQLPVKLTVMRVNPAKALYERLGFAIVQEEEGCVQMVKFPEAL